In Synechococcales cyanobacterium T60_A2020_003, the following proteins share a genomic window:
- a CDS encoding Uma2 family endonuclease — MSQATSPPSQYLTIEDYLVYDPGTDTRCELVDGVLVEMPPESDENLGIARKLFLELIKHFSVELVVWGTEVEVSGRRATCRIPDLLVHSEESKAALAHTNRATITRDMPPPALVIEVVSPGQVNRDRDYRYKYTEYAARCIAEYWIVDPEMQQITVCQWVNGMYETNVYQGTEPIQSAIVPAIALTPTAVFA; from the coding sequence ATGAGCCAAGCCACCTCCCCTCCATCCCAATACTTAACCATTGAAGACTACCTGGTCTATGACCCAGGAACAGATACCCGCTGCGAACTCGTGGATGGAGTCCTCGTTGAAATGCCTCCCGAATCCGATGAAAACTTAGGTATTGCTAGAAAACTGTTTTTAGAACTAATCAAACACTTTTCCGTAGAGCTAGTTGTTTGGGGAACAGAAGTTGAAGTCTCCGGTCGGCGGGCGACGTGCCGTATTCCCGATCTCCTTGTGCATTCTGAGGAATCGAAAGCCGCGTTAGCCCATACCAATCGGGCTACGATTACCCGCGATATGCCCCCTCCAGCCTTGGTAATTGAGGTCGTCAGTCCGGGGCAAGTGAACCGGGACCGCGACTACCGCTACAAATACACCGAGTACGCCGCACGATGCATTGCCGAATACTGGATCGTAGACCCCGAAATGCAGCAAATTACCGTCTGCCAATGGGTGAACGGGATGTACGAAACGAACGTCTATCAGGGCACAGAACCGATTCAGTCTGCGATCGTGCCAGCGATCGCCCTCACACCCACAGCCGTTTTTGCTTGA
- a CDS encoding LL-diaminopimelate aminotransferase produces MALAKRMESLQANVFADMDRAKGRAIAAGRDLIDLSLGSSDLPTPQHVLDAIAQSLPDPSTHGYLLFNGTRAFREAVAQWYQQKFGVAVDPETEVLPLIGSQEGTAHLPLAVLNPGDFALLLDPGYPSHAGGVYLANGQIYPMPILAENHFLPVFADIPTPVLEQARLMVLSYPHNPTTAIAPLSFFQEAVAFCQQHNIVLAHDFPYVDLTFTETQAPSIFQADPEKTISIEFFTMSKSYNMGGFRVGYAIGNAELIRALRQIKANVDFNQYRGILNGAIAALTGDQSPVQDVVNTFQRRRDAFVQALHHIGWQVPTPEATMYVWAALPETWSTRSIEFCTRLVEETGVAVSPGAGFGKSGEGYVRFALVHEPEILEEAVRRMATML; encoded by the coding sequence ATTGCTCTCGCCAAACGGATGGAATCGCTCCAAGCCAACGTGTTTGCCGATATGGATCGCGCTAAAGGACGGGCGATCGCCGCTGGCCGTGATCTGATTGATCTTTCTCTAGGTTCCTCGGATTTGCCGACGCCACAGCATGTTTTAGATGCGATCGCCCAATCCCTGCCCGATCCCAGCACCCACGGCTATCTCCTATTTAACGGCACTCGCGCCTTCCGGGAAGCGGTAGCCCAGTGGTATCAGCAAAAGTTTGGCGTTGCCGTTGACCCGGAAACCGAAGTCTTACCCCTCATCGGTTCCCAAGAAGGGACAGCCCATTTGCCTCTAGCCGTTTTGAATCCCGGAGACTTTGCGCTGCTGCTCGATCCGGGGTATCCCTCCCACGCAGGCGGCGTCTATCTGGCGAATGGACAAATCTATCCGATGCCGATTTTGGCTGAAAACCATTTTCTACCCGTCTTTGCGGACATTCCGACCCCGGTACTCGAACAGGCGCGGCTGATGGTGTTGAGCTATCCCCACAACCCGACAACGGCGATCGCCCCTCTCTCTTTCTTTCAGGAGGCCGTGGCTTTTTGTCAGCAGCACAATATCGTGCTCGCCCACGATTTTCCCTACGTGGATTTGACCTTTACCGAAACTCAAGCTCCCTCTATTTTCCAAGCCGATCCGGAAAAGACTATCTCTATTGAATTCTTTACCATGTCCAAGTCCTACAACATGGGTGGATTCCGCGTGGGGTATGCGATCGGTAATGCTGAGTTAATCCGGGCGTTGCGCCAAATCAAAGCCAACGTAGACTTTAACCAATATCGCGGAATCTTGAATGGGGCGATCGCCGCATTGACCGGCGATCAGAGTCCTGTACAGGACGTGGTAAACACCTTTCAACGACGCCGAGATGCTTTTGTGCAAGCCCTCCACCACATCGGTTGGCAGGTTCCTACCCCAGAGGCTACCATGTACGTCTGGGCAGCGTTACCCGAAACATGGTCAACGCGGTCGATTGAATTCTGTACCCGGCTCGTGGAGGAAACGGGTGTTGCTGTATCCCCAGGAGCAGGTTTCGGTAAGTCGGGCGAGGGATATGTTCGGTTCGCCCTTGTCCACGAACCGGAGATTCTTGAAGAGGCAGTGCGACGCATGGCAACGATGCTATAG
- a CDS encoding Uma2 family endonuclease, which produces MTTLRIQTDTIPLTVDFPAIASMTEQQFYEFCLANRDLRIERTANGEVEIMPPAFSDTGNRNFNIAVQLGRWTEQDGTGIGFDSSAGFTLPNGATRSPDASWIKLDRWNTLTDDQKASFAPICPDFVIELRSASDSLPRLQAKMREYIDNGARLGWLCDRQNRMVYVYRPGREPEILENPDTVSGEPELPGFRLQMGKIW; this is translated from the coding sequence ATGACCACACTGCGGATTCAAACCGACACCATCCCGCTAACCGTTGACTTTCCGGCGATCGCCTCCATGACCGAGCAGCAGTTCTATGAGTTCTGCCTCGCCAATCGGGATTTGCGTATTGAACGGACGGCGAATGGAGAGGTCGAGATTATGCCCCCAGCGTTTTCGGATACAGGGAACCGTAATTTCAACATTGCGGTGCAGCTAGGTCGTTGGACGGAGCAAGATGGAACGGGAATTGGTTTTGATTCCAGTGCAGGGTTTACGCTGCCCAATGGCGCGACGCGTTCTCCCGATGCGTCATGGATTAAACTAGACCGCTGGAATACCTTAACAGACGACCAGAAAGCGTCCTTTGCGCCGATCTGTCCTGATTTTGTGATTGAGTTGCGTTCTGCGAGCGACAGTCTGCCTCGCTTACAGGCCAAGATGAGGGAGTATATCGATAATGGGGCACGGTTGGGATGGCTGTGCGATCGCCAAAATAGAATGGTGTATGTCTATCGTCCGGGTCGGGAACCTGAAATTTTAGAGAACCCGGATACTGTCAGTGGGGAGCCGGAGCTGCCGGGGTTTAGGTTGCAGATGGGGAAGATTTGGTAG